One Candidatus Babeliales bacterium genomic region harbors:
- a CDS encoding hemolysin family protein, with translation MTIYTQKLLFDCAIFLGSLGLCALLAFMETSITAIRLFKIKELERTSQKYKVFLQTLENKPQYVLMTILVATNMMCITSAILLQNIIENVFADFDLPQGLGFTVGIALGTIVVSLIGEIIPKSIAQAKTNPLASLLWLANLIFYIVSPVTRPLLAISKYFSQSEYDKHDGHDQIISEQEIRFLINYIEKKGLMEADKTSMLQNIFRMENTHVKEILIPNSSIISVDINNDLNILLSLFKSYQYSRFPVFEGNPENIIGIVYQKDLFLQLQLNKTACHLRDIIKPIIFVPDSLKVSELLKEFKRQRIHMAMVIDEYGSTIGLVTLEDALEEIVGDITDEHDPNAEILKITTIVPDQEWSVDATIDLDRLEDVLQINFQVETAVTLGGFLTEHSQRLLKIDESFYYKGFCFVITQANEKRVLQVSIKRTESKADCPGA, from the coding sequence GTGACTATTTATACACAAAAATTACTTTTTGATTGCGCTATTTTTTTAGGATCGCTTGGTTTGTGTGCCCTTTTGGCATTTATGGAAACAAGCATTACTGCAATTCGTTTATTTAAGATAAAAGAATTGGAACGTACCTCACAAAAATATAAAGTTTTTTTGCAAACTCTTGAAAACAAGCCGCAATATGTACTCATGACAATTCTTGTTGCGACAAATATGATGTGCATTACATCAGCGATTCTTTTACAAAACATCATTGAAAATGTCTTTGCAGATTTCGATCTTCCTCAAGGCCTTGGTTTTACCGTTGGTATCGCTTTAGGCACTATCGTAGTTTCACTCATCGGCGAAATTATTCCAAAAAGCATTGCTCAAGCCAAAACAAACCCACTAGCTTCTTTACTCTGGCTTGCAAATCTTATCTTTTATATCGTGTCCCCTGTTACCCGTCCACTGCTTGCTATTTCTAAGTATTTTTCTCAATCAGAATATGACAAGCATGACGGTCACGACCAAATCATATCTGAACAAGAGATTAGATTTTTAATTAATTACATAGAGAAAAAAGGCTTAATGGAAGCTGATAAAACAAGTATGCTTCAAAATATTTTTCGCATGGAAAATACCCATGTAAAAGAAATTTTAATCCCCAACAGCAGCATTATCAGCGTTGATATTAATAACGATTTAAATATTTTATTATCTCTTTTTAAATCATATCAATACTCACGGTTTCCGGTGTTTGAAGGTAACCCTGAAAATATCATCGGCATCGTATATCAAAAAGATCTTTTTTTACAATTACAGCTCAATAAAACTGCTTGCCACCTACGGGATATAATCAAGCCTATTATTTTTGTTCCAGATAGTCTTAAAGTTAGCGAACTGCTTAAAGAATTTAAAAGACAACGCATTCATATGGCTATGGTTATTGATGAATACGGAAGTACTATCGGGCTTGTTACCCTTGAAGACGCCCTGGAAGAAATCGTTGGAGATATTACCGACGAGCATGATCCAAACGCTGAAATTTTGAAAATTACAACAATTGTTCCCGACCAAGAGTGGTCTGTTGATGCAACTATCGACTTAGATAGACTTGAAGATGTTTTACAAATTAACTTTCAAGTTGAAACAGCGGTAACACTTGGCGGATTTTTAACAGAACATTCACAACGCCTTTTAAAAATCGATGAAAGCTTTTACTATAAAGGTTTTTGCTTTGTCATTACACAAGCAAATGAAAAAAGAGTTTTGCAAGTCAGCATCAAGCGTACAGAAAGCAAAGCTGACTGCCCCGGAGCTTAA
- a CDS encoding prolipoprotein diacylglyceryl transferase family protein: MNFTMSPILFHLWGPLSVHAYGAFIALGVTIAWGFALADKPLKKIISLDDLVVSFQLMLLSGFLGGRIVCMLSQPEPVDDYLFLFKFWEPGFSILGSIIGITITLVGYLYVKHISILRYVDRIALYAPIVQSFGRIGCFFAGCCFGCPSPAWWAVTYQDPYHMAPLHVALHPAQLYSSFMLMALFLFLFFIGQYRFKKPGILSCVYLASASIERFLIDFIRWDRAFTLKTGFLSCLSVHQWIALAVCACATVSIVVITKWTKNDYGSV, encoded by the coding sequence ATGAATTTTACGATGAGCCCGATTCTTTTTCATCTGTGGGGTCCTTTATCTGTGCATGCTTATGGAGCTTTTATAGCTCTTGGGGTTACCATAGCTTGGGGATTTGCTCTTGCTGACAAACCTTTGAAAAAAATCATTTCACTCGATGATTTAGTTGTAAGTTTCCAACTGATGCTTCTGTCTGGTTTTTTAGGCGGCAGAATTGTTTGTATGCTGTCACAGCCTGAACCTGTGGATGATTATTTATTTTTATTTAAGTTTTGGGAGCCTGGATTTTCAATCTTGGGCAGCATCATAGGAATAACTATCACACTAGTCGGCTATCTTTACGTGAAACATATTTCCATACTCAGGTATGTCGATCGTATAGCTTTATACGCTCCGATCGTACAAAGCTTTGGCAGAATTGGATGTTTTTTTGCTGGTTGTTGCTTTGGTTGTCCCTCACCCGCTTGGTGGGCTGTGACATACCAAGATCCTTATCACATGGCGCCACTGCATGTGGCATTGCATCCTGCTCAACTGTACAGTAGCTTTATGCTTATGGCGTTATTTCTGTTTTTATTTTTTATAGGACAATATCGCTTCAAAAAACCTGGTATACTTTCTTGTGTTTACCTTGCGAGTGCAAGCATAGAACGATTTTTAATTGATTTTATCAGGTGGGATAGAGCCTTTACTTTAAAAACTGGTTTTCTTTCTTGCTTATCTGTGCATCAATGGATTGCGCTTGCTGTATGCGCCTGCGCAACAGTGAGCATTGTTGTCATAACAAAATGGACAAAAAACGACTATGGATCTGTTTAA
- the dnaG gene encoding DNA primase gives MDLFNFIKQNVDITSVIGEYTSLKKAGSLYWKGRCPFHHENTPSFSVSPHKNIFYCFGCHENGDVINFIEKIEHLSAFEAAQHLAQRFNLEIPQEVQSSATHHAVDKNHYRLCQIVAQWCNSMLLKSPQALQYLKDRSISPATCGQFILGFFPSGPRGIEQLLAHVSNQGFSSRDLIEEHIVFQGNNGLYSPFEDRIIFPIKDHLGQTCGFGGRIFLPHDTRPKYYNSMETQHFKKGKLLFGFDLAKQEIHKQKSAFLVEGYTDCIAMHQHGFKNVVATLGTACSPEHLQQLAKHAQTMYLLYDADAAGKQAILRLTSSCWQLDLDLKVITLPAGQDPASLLEQGKSLAPFVSGAIDIFSFFLQARGDGFGQESMKNQMTTIQELFELISQVSDSLKQNILLMKTAETLQIPLEIIKKEYTNRHVIAQKNSKTDIELSDNKLSANEPEKITNDKLEEQIVASIIHDPALLTEQYETLLLACLSQNALKIVKKIIDYKKTHSSLSVENLSDVLNAQEIEQTKGLLFTIESANIQLTFENLMLQFQKKYWKSIASHIKMKMTQAKKDNDLEEIQRLMDVFEKLKLELCKKGRL, from the coding sequence ATGGATCTGTTTAATTTTATCAAACAAAACGTCGATATCACTTCTGTGATTGGCGAGTACACAAGCTTAAAAAAAGCAGGGTCTTTGTACTGGAAAGGTCGCTGTCCGTTTCACCACGAAAATACTCCATCGTTTAGCGTAAGTCCTCATAAAAATATTTTTTACTGCTTTGGCTGCCATGAAAATGGCGACGTAATTAATTTTATTGAAAAAATAGAACATCTGTCAGCGTTTGAAGCTGCGCAGCATTTAGCACAACGATTCAATCTTGAGATTCCACAAGAAGTGCAAAGTTCAGCAACGCATCACGCCGTAGACAAAAATCATTACCGTTTATGCCAAATTGTTGCACAGTGGTGTAATTCAATGCTCCTCAAAAGCCCTCAAGCTCTACAATACTTAAAAGATCGTAGCATTTCTCCCGCTACCTGCGGCCAATTCATACTTGGATTTTTTCCATCTGGACCGCGAGGTATAGAGCAGCTTCTTGCTCATGTTTCAAATCAAGGCTTTTCAAGTAGAGATTTAATCGAAGAGCACATCGTTTTTCAGGGCAATAATGGACTATACTCACCTTTTGAAGATCGCATTATATTTCCCATAAAAGACCATTTGGGGCAAACATGTGGTTTTGGCGGGCGTATATTTTTACCCCATGACACACGACCAAAATATTACAATTCTATGGAGACTCAGCATTTCAAAAAGGGAAAATTACTTTTTGGTTTTGACTTAGCAAAGCAAGAGATCCACAAGCAAAAGTCTGCTTTTTTAGTTGAAGGATATACTGACTGTATCGCGATGCATCAACATGGATTTAAAAACGTTGTGGCAACGCTGGGGACAGCTTGTTCACCAGAGCACCTTCAACAGCTCGCAAAACATGCTCAGACTATGTATCTTTTGTATGATGCTGACGCAGCAGGAAAACAAGCAATTTTACGCCTTACTTCATCATGCTGGCAATTGGATTTAGACCTTAAAGTCATCACGCTGCCCGCAGGACAAGATCCAGCATCACTACTCGAGCAAGGCAAAAGCTTAGCGCCTTTTGTTTCAGGCGCTATCGACATCTTTAGCTTTTTTCTGCAGGCGCGAGGAGACGGATTTGGTCAAGAATCGATGAAAAATCAAATGACAACCATACAGGAGCTCTTTGAGCTCATATCGCAGGTTTCCGACTCTTTGAAACAAAATATTTTGCTTATGAAAACGGCTGAGACTCTACAGATCCCTTTAGAAATTATAAAAAAAGAGTATACTAATAGACACGTCATAGCTCAAAAAAACAGTAAAACTGACATAGAGCTAAGTGACAATAAATTAAGCGCAAACGAACCTGAAAAAATCACCAATGATAAGCTTGAAGAGCAAATAGTCGCATCGATTATTCATGATCCAGCACTGCTCACAGAGCAATATGAAACCTTACTTCTTGCGTGCTTATCACAGAATGCGCTCAAGATTGTAAAAAAAATTATAGACTACAAAAAAACTCACAGCTCCTTAAGTGTTGAAAACTTGTCAGATGTTTTAAATGCACAAGAGATTGAGCAAACTAAGGGTTTATTGTTTACCATTGAAAGCGCAAATATACAGCTGACCTTTGAAAACCTGATGCTGCAATTTCAAAAAAAATATTGGAAGTCTATTGCCTCCCATATTAAAATGAAAATGACTCAAGCCAAAAAAGACAATGACTTAGAAGAAATACAACGACTCATGGATGTTTTTGAAAAATTAAAATTAGAATTATGTAAGAAGGGACGTTTATGA
- a CDS encoding secretin N-terminal domain-containing protein: MTGHKQILVGFFFMVSAVAHGMLLDSDVDSAALEKKIRSVEKKRSVAGTSSELVEFSYQQKNLKDLLNEFAQKLNINILYPETEVITTTVTFDAGRKVTMTEAWDFVTMICEQAGCTLVLRGNGIYTLISNMKSFAEPLPLYIGIDYMQLPDTSERIRFIYYFNNIQVKKQQTELLAILNNILPVLPTPDANKQLVLDQNTNSMILTTKSEMVKSVMQLVTILDESGFREAVEVLKIEHAKSDEVVAVLKNVIGGGDATKKPDMSLSGTPRARYFSEYVKVENLDPKEARRKLNFIVIMGKMEDVEEIKKFIKKYLDLPLESGKSFFHVVDLQWLNAAKFQTVLSAFVKGDTSGTGQSTSSAVSDLGFEPHIKIEAENISGGTPQGSTLATATNSGGPSPIATTAIQQGGNRLVIACSSRDWERIESLIKQLDIPQKQVIIEAIVMDLDLLFTRKLGAQLRTRGLDPAIFPKYMQAQAGLLINNIVGNDFPGTSSTSYNLLGDLSDILNPAGIAGTGGLDVLATPSVLPSGAVAGDSLNAPKAFNGSTMFMINGGKERTNGVWAFFQLLSSHGSSKVFTRPVIMALNNQPASVLSSITKNLPDTVSNGTSPTVNYKQMVAPVSINFTPLISDNDSVSLQIQTSLVTWLAPDNTTEGTRSKRILNTTVSMKSGDVLILGGLIKEDIDVTKRSVPFFENIPVIGNLFTSRSKTGHATQMYILIRPTVVIPRTQGGAGPITRSAGNFMVDQIADSEEAFGSLKDPITRWFFNSDKAQSASELLEEKLEELPTFDLGQSNFDAPIKNTTARKPERFGGDMKVGWFSDASSNSKFASRAAVDGRIDSLTNFLRDLENPFEAGLQAQERLQV, translated from the coding sequence ATGACAGGACATAAGCAAATACTGGTTGGATTTTTTTTCATGGTCAGCGCTGTTGCCCATGGCATGCTTCTTGACTCGGATGTTGACTCAGCTGCTTTGGAAAAAAAAATTAGAAGCGTAGAAAAAAAACGTTCGGTTGCTGGTACTTCGAGTGAGTTGGTTGAATTTTCATATCAACAAAAAAACTTAAAAGATCTTTTAAATGAGTTCGCTCAAAAATTAAACATTAATATTTTATATCCAGAAACTGAAGTAATCACAACAACGGTAACTTTTGATGCTGGACGAAAAGTAACCATGACAGAAGCTTGGGACTTTGTGACTATGATTTGTGAACAAGCTGGATGTACACTTGTGCTTCGTGGCAACGGAATTTATACGTTAATTAGTAATATGAAATCTTTTGCAGAGCCGCTACCTTTGTATATTGGAATTGATTATATGCAACTTCCTGACACGTCGGAGCGCATTCGATTTATTTATTATTTTAATAATATTCAGGTGAAAAAACAGCAGACAGAGTTGCTGGCTATTTTAAATAATATTCTTCCTGTTCTTCCTACGCCAGATGCAAATAAGCAACTAGTATTAGACCAAAATACAAACTCAATGATTTTAACCACCAAGTCAGAGATGGTTAAATCTGTCATGCAGTTGGTTACGATACTTGATGAATCTGGATTTCGAGAAGCTGTTGAAGTTTTAAAAATTGAACATGCAAAATCTGATGAAGTAGTTGCTGTTTTGAAAAATGTCATTGGGGGCGGTGATGCTACCAAAAAACCAGACATGAGTTTAAGCGGCACACCTCGTGCTCGTTATTTTTCTGAATATGTAAAAGTTGAAAACCTTGATCCAAAAGAAGCAAGAAGAAAATTAAACTTCATTGTGATTATGGGAAAAATGGAAGATGTTGAAGAGATTAAAAAATTCATTAAAAAATATTTAGATTTGCCGTTAGAAAGTGGCAAATCTTTTTTTCATGTTGTTGACTTGCAATGGTTAAATGCAGCCAAGTTTCAGACTGTTTTAAGTGCTTTTGTTAAAGGTGATACTAGTGGTACGGGTCAATCTACAAGCTCTGCCGTATCGGATTTAGGATTTGAGCCTCATATTAAAATTGAAGCTGAAAATATTTCCGGTGGAACCCCTCAAGGATCTACTCTGGCTACAGCTACTAATAGTGGCGGCCCTAGTCCAATTGCAACAACAGCTATACAGCAAGGTGGTAATAGACTCGTTATTGCTTGTTCAAGCAGAGACTGGGAGCGTATTGAATCGCTCATTAAGCAACTTGATATACCTCAAAAGCAAGTGATTATTGAAGCGATTGTCATGGATTTAGATTTATTATTTACTCGTAAGCTCGGAGCGCAGTTAAGAACGCGCGGACTTGATCCTGCTATTTTTCCAAAATATATGCAGGCGCAGGCTGGGTTGCTCATCAATAATATTGTTGGTAATGACTTTCCTGGGACGAGTAGCACTTCTTATAATTTACTCGGAGATTTGTCTGATATTTTAAATCCTGCAGGTATTGCTGGTACTGGTGGATTAGATGTTTTAGCAACTCCTAGCGTGCTGCCTTCCGGAGCAGTGGCTGGAGATTCTTTAAATGCTCCTAAAGCATTTAATGGGAGTACTATGTTTATGATTAATGGTGGAAAAGAACGGACTAATGGTGTTTGGGCCTTTTTCCAGCTTCTTTCATCGCACGGTTCGTCAAAAGTTTTTACGCGTCCGGTAATTATGGCTTTAAATAATCAGCCAGCGTCTGTTTTAAGTAGCATTACAAAAAACTTACCAGATACTGTTTCAAACGGTACAAGCCCAACAGTGAACTATAAGCAAATGGTAGCTCCTGTAAGTATTAATTTTACACCACTCATTAGTGATAACGATTCGGTTAGCCTGCAAATACAAACAAGCTTGGTAACCTGGCTAGCTCCTGACAATACAACAGAAGGTACGAGATCGAAACGTATTTTAAATACAACCGTTTCTATGAAAAGTGGTGATGTATTGATCTTGGGTGGGCTTATCAAAGAAGACATAGATGTGACAAAACGATCAGTGCCGTTTTTTGAAAACATTCCTGTGATTGGTAACTTATTTACCAGCCGAAGTAAGACAGGGCATGCAACGCAAATGTATATTTTGATTCGTCCTACGGTAGTTATTCCAAGAACGCAAGGTGGCGCTGGTCCGATTACAAGATCTGCAGGAAATTTTATGGTTGATCAGATTGCTGATAGTGAAGAAGCATTTGGAAGTTTAAAAGATCCTATAACTCGTTGGTTCTTTAATAGCGACAAAGCTCAATCAGCATCTGAATTATTAGAAGAAAAATTAGAAGAACTTCCTACGTTTGATTTAGGGCAAAGTAACTTTGATGCTCCAATAAAAAACACAACTGCTCGAAAACCAGAAAGATTTGGTGGCGATATGAAAGTTGGTTGGTTTAGTGATGCATCTTCAAACAGTAAATTTGCAAGCAGAGCAGCAGTTGACGGACGCATTGATTCACTGACAAACTTCCTAAGAGATCTTGAAAATCCATTTGAAGCTGGCTTGCAAGCTCAGGAGCGACTACAAGTTTAA
- the rpoD gene encoding RNA polymerase sigma factor RpoD, whose product MIKKKTSSKKITKITISNEDKQSVVKKLIEDGQRQRYITYETIMEIGEKHKFTEDETNELLKELEKKNIELITQEELHSSQNVTDTDDFTEQDEKTTHKAASKISVASLPEEEEESESDDTIKDDGEIVKEAPEIPQIADGVKCYLRDIGKIPLLNKKTETIIAEKIASGKRESVEALSRFPMIHKEILIIADRINKKNIALKDIIQFTEFDEENLPKLEEERAALLTIIGKIKKLILNESAIYLSYRDKLSSPAMKKEMFEKIKENKEKTSEAILSIKLSNKLIRKLGKKIEKLMTKISERKLFIKTTEKQIADLKKKKGTENAEEILDLETQQRIAKKAIKNTENEIGFSHEVTAKYYTIFAKGQMKDKLAKADLAKANLRLVVNNARKFINRGLHFLDLIQEGNIGLMKAVEKFEFERGYKFSTYATWWIKQAITRAIADQSRTIRVPVHMVETLNKINKIKHIFLQEHGREPTHTELAKKLNLDEKKIKNIIKISKEPISLETPIGDGNDASIKDLIVSEDDFSLSDSVASNDLKEKIREVLKTLTPREEKVLKMRFGIDVASEHTLEEVGKDFSVTRERIRQIEVKALKKLKHPSRSKKLVTFFEKDMSNLEVEEIDESDDES is encoded by the coding sequence ATGATCAAGAAAAAAACAAGTTCTAAAAAAATAACCAAAATTACGATAAGCAACGAAGACAAGCAAAGTGTTGTAAAAAAACTCATAGAAGATGGCCAAAGACAGCGCTACATCACCTATGAAACAATCATGGAAATCGGCGAAAAACATAAATTCACCGAAGATGAAACGAATGAGCTTTTAAAAGAGCTTGAAAAGAAAAATATCGAACTGATTACGCAAGAAGAACTGCACAGCAGCCAAAACGTAACAGATACTGACGATTTCACAGAGCAAGACGAAAAAACAACGCACAAAGCTGCAAGCAAAATTTCTGTTGCTTCTCTTCCAGAAGAAGAAGAAGAAAGCGAAAGCGATGACACCATCAAAGATGATGGCGAAATTGTAAAAGAAGCTCCTGAGATCCCACAGATTGCAGATGGCGTAAAATGCTACTTGCGCGATATTGGAAAAATTCCATTATTGAACAAAAAAACTGAAACAATCATCGCTGAAAAAATTGCTTCGGGCAAAAGAGAATCAGTTGAAGCATTGTCTCGTTTTCCGATGATTCACAAAGAAATTTTAATCATTGCTGATCGAATCAATAAAAAAAATATCGCCCTTAAAGATATTATTCAATTTACAGAATTCGACGAAGAGAACTTGCCTAAGCTTGAAGAAGAGCGAGCAGCTCTTTTAACGATCATCGGCAAAATTAAAAAATTAATTCTTAATGAATCAGCAATTTATCTAAGCTATCGCGACAAACTTTCTTCTCCAGCAATGAAAAAAGAAATGTTTGAAAAGATCAAAGAAAACAAAGAAAAAACAAGCGAAGCGATTTTATCTATCAAGCTTTCCAACAAGCTCATCAGAAAGCTTGGAAAGAAGATAGAAAAATTAATGACTAAGATCTCAGAGCGTAAACTATTTATAAAAACAACAGAAAAACAGATTGCTGATCTGAAAAAGAAAAAAGGCACTGAAAACGCTGAAGAAATTCTTGATCTAGAAACTCAACAACGTATCGCTAAAAAAGCTATCAAGAATACAGAAAACGAAATCGGTTTTTCACATGAAGTCACGGCAAAATATTACACTATTTTTGCAAAAGGACAGATGAAAGACAAGCTTGCAAAAGCTGATTTAGCTAAAGCAAACTTACGTCTTGTGGTTAACAATGCTCGGAAATTCATTAATCGCGGACTTCATTTCCTTGATCTTATTCAAGAAGGAAACATCGGTTTAATGAAAGCTGTAGAAAAGTTTGAATTTGAACGCGGTTATAAATTTTCAACGTATGCAACATGGTGGATTAAACAAGCTATCACTCGTGCGATTGCTGATCAATCAAGAACTATTCGAGTTCCTGTGCACATGGTTGAAACGCTTAATAAAATCAACAAGATTAAGCATATATTCCTTCAAGAGCATGGAAGAGAACCGACACATACCGAGCTGGCAAAAAAATTAAACCTTGATGAGAAAAAAATAAAAAACATCATCAAAATTTCTAAAGAGCCAATTTCTTTAGAAACTCCGATTGGTGATGGCAATGATGCATCAATTAAAGATTTAATCGTAAGCGAAGATGATTTTTCATTATCAGATTCTGTTGCTAGCAACGACTTAAAAGAAAAAATCAGAGAAGTTCTTAAAACTCTTACGCCTCGCGAAGAAAAAGTTTTAAAAATGAGATTTGGTATTGACGTTGCATCAGAACATACACTTGAAGAAGTTGGTAAAGACTTTTCTGTTACTCGTGAACGAATTAGACAAATCGAAGTTAAAGCTTTGAAAAAGTTAAAACATCCATCGCGTAGCAAAAAATTAGTAACCTTCTTTGAAAAAGATATGAGCAACTTAGAAGTTGAAGAAATAGACGAATCTGACGACGAGTCATAA
- the pilM gene encoding pilus assembly protein PilM has protein sequence MLSDILVPQKIGNYYLFQKRVLSFDVTPMLVQGLLLDYTGKTVQIKNKITIALKDFSAQAQISAIKKIASTIGAYDEVVTSLSSSLVVFKEIQLPFLGRDKLEMIVTYEVEALLPFSVDEAVIDFIVTSEDLDKKISTVLVAAVRKEDIDTQYALFEKAELALSVITVDIFALYTLYFHGMYEPHKAGHAILLQQQPEQLLLTTSSSRFSTFKKYLDKIQNLFGRKKVLIPQPETFAPVEITHKQVELLVDIGFDVVRVLYMQDGVLRAVRTIPFGISDIAQTMSMQTGTAYYDMAHDLISAQELQVSEDIVAAELKKIFEEVSKTLLFFEKQEGLVYVKPQKIWFSGWGCNLSKFTQEAQLFFGSHARLVDIEKILNQLSIKVVSKEKLKIDSMLSLALGVFTHFDDNINFLKTFAKKSDNNLLNKQLLTLLSVTILCLGGAFWSSFSVLQKWESSYNSSRKELIKTVGQRMNIDLKNEKSIKTIVEKAQAAFKREKDLWFLFSKQTEQSLLKYLQDLSVNIDRDAIGLDLRFMHLDYEKATLTGTLKNLEAIEVFEEELMGLKFFTLVEIPREVEFSVQLKVKDNQKGSS, from the coding sequence ATGTTGAGTGATATTTTAGTACCTCAAAAAATTGGTAATTATTATTTATTTCAAAAGCGAGTTTTAAGCTTTGACGTTACGCCAATGCTCGTTCAAGGACTACTCTTGGATTACACTGGTAAAACGGTTCAAATTAAAAATAAAATTACGATAGCTCTCAAAGATTTTTCTGCGCAAGCGCAAATAAGTGCTATAAAAAAAATTGCTTCAACCATTGGTGCTTATGATGAAGTGGTTACCTCTCTTTCAAGCTCTTTAGTAGTTTTTAAAGAAATTCAATTGCCCTTTTTAGGCCGCGATAAACTTGAAATGATTGTTACGTATGAAGTCGAAGCTTTGTTACCATTTTCAGTTGATGAAGCTGTGATTGATTTCATAGTTACATCAGAGGATTTGGATAAAAAAATATCGACAGTACTTGTGGCTGCAGTTCGAAAAGAAGATATTGATACTCAGTATGCTCTTTTTGAAAAAGCAGAACTTGCACTTTCTGTCATTACGGTCGATATTTTTGCTCTTTATACTTTATATTTCCATGGTATGTACGAACCACACAAAGCAGGTCATGCAATATTACTGCAGCAACAACCAGAGCAATTACTGCTTACAACATCGAGCTCTCGTTTTTCTACTTTTAAAAAGTATTTAGATAAAATTCAAAATCTTTTTGGACGTAAAAAAGTTTTAATTCCGCAGCCGGAAACATTTGCTCCTGTTGAAATAACACACAAGCAAGTAGAACTTTTGGTGGATATTGGATTTGACGTTGTCAGAGTACTTTACATGCAAGATGGAGTGCTGCGTGCAGTTAGAACGATTCCGTTTGGTATATCTGACATTGCTCAAACAATGAGCATGCAAACAGGAACTGCTTATTATGATATGGCTCATGATCTCATATCAGCTCAAGAACTGCAGGTTTCGGAAGATATCGTTGCTGCAGAATTAAAAAAAATATTTGAAGAAGTTTCAAAAACATTACTTTTCTTTGAAAAGCAAGAGGGCCTTGTGTACGTAAAACCCCAAAAAATCTGGTTTTCTGGCTGGGGATGCAATCTTTCAAAATTTACACAGGAAGCCCAACTGTTTTTTGGCAGTCATGCTCGTTTGGTTGATATAGAAAAAATTCTCAATCAACTATCTATAAAAGTTGTATCTAAAGAAAAATTAAAAATTGACAGCATGCTCAGTCTTGCCCTTGGTGTTTTTACGCATTTTGACGATAACATTAATTTTTTAAAAACTTTTGCTAAAAAAAGTGATAATAACTTACTCAACAAACAATTACTTACGCTCCTTTCTGTGACTATTTTGTGTTTGGGCGGTGCTTTCTGGAGTAGTTTTTCTGTACTGCAAAAATGGGAATCATCATATAATTCATCGAGAAAAGAACTTATTAAGACAGTTGGACAACGTATGAATATTGATTTGAAAAATGAAAAAAGTATTAAAACTATCGTAGAAAAAGCTCAAGCAGCTTTTAAACGGGAAAAAGATTTATGGTTTTTATTTTCAAAGCAAACGGAACAATCCCTTTTAAAGTATTTACAAGATTTAAGCGTTAACATTGATCGCGATGCCATAGGTCTTGATCTGCGTTTTATGCACCTTGATTATGAAAAAGCTACCTTAACTGGGACTCTTAAAAACTTGGAAGCTATAGAAGTTTTTGAAGAAGAGTTGATGGGCTTGAAATTTTTCACATTAGTTGAAATACCGCGCGAAGTTGAATTTTCTGTACAGCTTAAAGTTAAAGATAATCAGAAAGGATCGTCATGA